A region of Diospyros lotus cultivar Yz01 chromosome 3, ASM1463336v1, whole genome shotgun sequence DNA encodes the following proteins:
- the LOC127796416 gene encoding uncharacterized protein LOC127796416, whose protein sequence is MGPGGPGGPGGPGGPGFGFGPGPGGPGMGWGPGPGGPGMGWGPGPGGPGGPGMGWGPGFWGPGGFFGGFANGICNMITSCLSCLCCCWLLQDCFGRPYGPPGGPPPY, encoded by the exons ATGGGTCCAGGCGGACCAGGAGGACCAGGAGGTCCGGGCGGACCAGGGTTTGGGTTTGGTCCTGGACCGGGAGGCCCTGGAATGGGTTGGGGTCCTGGCCCTGGAGGCCCCGGAATGGGTTGGGGTCCTGGCCCAGGAGGCCCGGGAGGCCCCGGAATGGGTTGGGGTCCTGGTTTCTGGGGACCTGGTGGCTTCTTTGGAGGCTTTGCTAATGGTATATGCAATATGATAACCTCTTG CTTGTCTTGCCTTTGCTGTTGCTGGTTGCTGCAGGATTGTTTTGGCAGGCCTTATGGGCCTCCTGGTGGGCCCCCACCTTACTGA
- the LOC127796383 gene encoding rRNA-processing protein FYV7: MKRRISEGNPNGKGERIDGSGPVNHHRQMKKNVMRLGGSGRGLSLEAFANAKTKNNNYNPALIKRQREFYKNAKYMQKYKKSLKQEGEQNDPLPAARLLENENENKNEKASEMNQKSKRNRKKGARNLEELYKKKREEEEKATIEREAIIQTKKEERERSESRRKALREKMLKKTKSGQPVMKYRIEHILETLQGSTT, from the exons ATGAAGCGTCGAATCTCCGAAGGTAACCCCAACGGGAAGGGGGAGAGAATTGACGGCTCAGGACCAGTCAATCACCACAGGCAGATGAAGAAGAACGTGATGAGATTGGGTGGCAGTGGGAGAGGCCTCTCGCTCGAAGCTTTCGCCAACGCGAAAACCAAGAATAACAACTACAACCCTGCCTTGATCA aGAGACAAAGAGAGTTTTACAAGAATGCCAAATATATGCAGAAGTATAAAAAGTCACTAAAACAAGAAGGCGAACAGAATGATCCCCTTCCAGCTGCAAGACTGCTAGAG AATGAGAACGAGAACAAGAATGAAAAAGCCAGTGAGATGAACCAGAAGAGCAAGAGAAACAGAAAGAAAGGTGCCCGAAATTTAGAAGAATTGTACAAGAAAAAGCGGGAGGAGGAAGAGAAGGCTACGATTGAAAGGGAAGCGATTATTCAaacaaagaaggaagaaagagagagatctgAATCTCGAAGAAAAGCTTTAAGGGAGAAGATGTTGAAGAAGACAAAATCAGGTCAGCCTGTGATGAAGTATAGAATTGAGCATATTTTGGAAACACTTCAAGGCTCAACTACTTGA
- the LOC127797161 gene encoding zinc finger protein CONSTANS-LIKE 13 — protein MSDCCTRPTNAQAESREDESKESRICDFCGECIALLYCRADSAKLCFSCDREVHSTNPLFTKHTRSQLCDSCDSKPATILCATENSALCQNCDWERHAQSLSSLHERRPLEGFTGCPSVTELLGFVGFEDVGKKALTGVGAGAGAGDDLLDLLVWDTPSIVTLDDLIVSNSSEHCFQAMGVPPLPKNHKVACGKYKEEILAQLREMAKSDPNLNDGDGYMESLMWFQSPAPEQDLQPRNIYPGFEHETKLNTSPTYEAGAFWSDENAELPTDLPSKLFGSCIEENWLVPDKDSDIGGSANHANCSHECYHVCTETSEAPPKFAARELTSQERESAISRYKEKKKTRRYDKHIRYESRRIRAENRTRIKGRFAKMGY, from the exons ATGAGTGATTGTTGTACAAGACCCACAAATGCTCAAGCTGAATCCAGAGAAGATGAGAGCAAAGAAAGTCGGATATGCGATTTCTGCGGCGAGTGCATTGCTTTGCTCTACTGCAGAGCCGACTCGGCGAAGCTCTGCTTCTCCTGCGACCGGGAAGTCCACTCCACGAACCCGCTCTTCACCAAGCACACTCGCTCGCAGCTCTGCGACTCGTGCGATTCGAAGCCCGCCACGATCCTCTGCGCCACGGAGAACTCGGCGCTCTGCCAGAATTGCGACTGGGAGAGGCACGCCCAGTCTCTGTCGTCGCTGCACGAGCGGAGGCCTCTCGAGGGCTTCACCGGGTGCCCTTCCGTGACCGAGTTGCTGGGTTTTGTAGGGTTTGAAGATGTCGGCAAGAAAGCCCTGACTGGAGTCGGCGCCGGCGCCGGCGCCGGCGATGATTTGTTGGATTTGTTGGTCTGGGACACTCCCTCCATTGTCACGCTCGATGATTTGATTGTTTCGAATAGCTCGGAACATTGTTTTCAGGCTATGGGGGTTCCTCCTCTTCCCAAG AACCATAAAGTTGCTTGTGGGAAATACAAGGAAGAAATACTGGCTCAGCTTCGTGAAATGGCAAAGTCAGATCCAAACTTAAATGATGGAGATGGGTACATGGAATCCCTCATGTGGTTCCAATCCCCGGCACCAGAACAAGACCTCCAGCCTAGAAATATATATCCTGGCTTTGAACATGAAACAAAGCTAAACACATCTCCTACTTATGAG GCTGGTGCATTTTGGTCTGACGAGAATGCTGAGCTTCCAACAGATCTTCCCTCCAAGCTATTCGGAAGCTGCATTGAGGAAAATTGGTTGGTTCCCGACAAAGATTCAGACATCGGTGGCAGTGCAAATCATGCCAACTGCAGTCATGAATGTTATCATGTTTGTACTGAAACCTCAGAAGCCCCTCCTAAATTTGCTGCAAGGGAGTTAACAAGCCAGGAGAGAGAATCTGCGATTTCACGgtataaggagaagaagaaaaccagGAG GTACGACAAGCACATCAGGTACGAATCGAGGAGGATCCGGGCTGAAAACAGAACAAGAATAAAAGGCCGTTTTGCTAAGATGGGATATTGa